CTAGGCAAAATGCCAAAAAGAAAAGAATGGGGTGCTGCATTGGGCGCAGCACCCAACTTACTGTGCGGTTAAGCAAAGGTCCGTAGGGATTATCTCCTTCTTGCCTTGGCCCTTCTTGCCGGGCTCGCCCTCTTTGCGCTCCTCCTTGAGCTCCTCGAGCCTCTCATCCTTCCCCCACGGTTCATCTTTGTCCTTGCTACATAGCCGCTCTTGTCGATGAAGTATAGGTAGCCATTCTGCCTAGACACGCGCTCCTTTCCTATACGCGCCTTCCTTCCGCGCGCATTGGCTCTCATTGGTGTGCGCCAGACGTAACCGTCCTTGCCTAGGTAATAGAGATAGCCGTCTTCTCTACCTACCCTTTCTCTTCCAATCCTTTCTGCCATCAGATTCACCGATTACTAATACATGGATAAACTTAAATAACTATCGACGTAACTTCGAGGGAAAAACTGCCAAATGCGGTCTCGTTAGGCGTCTATGCATCTTTGGTGTGAATGTTATCTGCCGTGTGCAGCGCATACTTAATAATATCTTTTGCTAATACCTATCGATTCGCATGATAACCATAAAAATATTCGACAAGGTAAACCTGGCTGGATATACTCTTGTAGAAGGATTTCCTGGAATCGGCCTAGTCGGGCCCATGGCAATAAGCTACATGATAGACAAGCTGGGGATGCAGTACTGCGGCTACATAGAGAGCGACGACTTCCCACCATTGGTTTCGATACACGGCGGCAGACCTATGCCCCCTGTCCGCATGTACTACAGCCAGAAGCAGAAAATAGTCACGATTTTCGCCGAGTTCGCAATCCCTCTAAAGATGACTTATGAACTTACCACCGAACTCAACAAGCTGATAAAGGATGCAGGAATGGCAAAGGTAATATCCATAGGCGGCATGCCTTCCGGAACATCGCTGCAGATAGGCGACGATGACGACAAAGACGAAGAAGCCAAACATCAAAAGGAGGATGTTTTCGCGATAACCTCAAGCGCCAAGCTCGAGGGAGACGTCCGCAAGGCGGGCATGACACTGGTGAGCGAGGGTGTCGCCACAGGCGTAAGCGCCATGCTTCTGATTAACGCCGCAAAGACAGACCTGCCTGACGTCACGATACTCGTGCCTGTCGACCAGAACATAGTAGATCCACGCTATGCCGAATTGGCCATACAAGCCATAGACAAAATCGCGGACCTTAATATAGACACAACAGAGCTCGAACGCGAGGCCAAGGAAGTAGAAGCAAAGATAAGGGACATGCTCAAGAAGAGCAAGGAAACGCACGACAGCTACAAGCAGGTTGTGGACTCGAGCGGCCCATCGATGTACGCTTAAGCGAATGCAGGGGTGGCGGAGTCTGGTTTGGCTCTTACTAGCCACGGAAAAACGCGCAGGACTTAAGATCCTGTGGCCTAGCGCCTTCGAGAGTTCGAATCTCTCCCCCTGCACCTCATGCTGATAAGGGGTAATGCAGTGGAAGTGACTGATAACAAATTAATCAAACGGGCAAAACGAGTAGCCAAAGCGCATAAGGCGTCAACAGATGTTAAAACTGGCAGGGTAGGCTGCGCATTAATCACTAATAAAAACCATGTGTATACTGGCGTGAGCATCGAGGCCTCTTGCGGAATAGGGTTCTGCGCCGAGCACAGTGCCATAGCCAGCATGGCGACCAATAGGGAATACAGCATTAAGAGAATCGTGGCCGTTTCAAGCAATGGAACCATATTGCCGCCTTGCGGCAGGTGCAGAGAGTTGATGTATCAGATCAACAACAAAAACTTGGATACTGAAATAGTCATCGGAAAAGGTAAAGCTACAAAACTCAGAGATTTGCTTCCAGAGGTCTGGCAGAAAAGGTTCTACTGAGAAGATTAGGCCCTCCAGAGCATGGAGATTACGGTATTTCTTTCTCGTGCGCCTTTACAAACTTCCATGACTGGCGCAGAAAGTCTGCAAAATCTTTTCTGTTATCGTAGAAATCCTTTAGGTAAGCGAGCAGTGGTCTGCCTTTTATGACACATCCTTGAAACTGTGGATGGGAACCGAAATTAAAGTCCACGACCTTACGTATCCTCTTATCATTCAGGATGATTTGTGGCACCATCTCGCTCAACTTCCATACAAGATATGGGGGATCAAATTCCTTCTCATCAGCCTTGGGGAGCACCTCCTTCCATTTCTCGAAATACAGGAAATGTGAGAGTTCATGCACGCATGTTACTGCCATTCCTATAAATTTAAATTTGTAGAATATGTCGAATCTCCTAGATTTTATGTATCTAGGGCCTACTGGGTCCATTGAAATGTAGGCGTGTATTATTCTGTCTTTTTTTGGCCATTCCTTCTCAATCACTTCCGATAGCGCAAGCATAACCTCATTGTTCAGAGAAGGCCAGTTCCTGTTGAATCTCATTAATGCTCTCTCCATTGCGGGTTTTTGTTTTAAATAAACCCTGCTAAAAAAACCATACGTTATCCTTCTTCGCTCATGTGCCGTGTCTATGCCTTTTAATAGTGTTTCCAGCTCTGGATACCAATGGTTGAAGATGCTTACCCAGCGGCTCCGCAGAGAATATATGGTTGGGAGGTCCATTCTCAACGGTATTATTTTAGCCTTAACGACAGGCAACCCCATGCAATTCACATCTTTGTGTATTGCTACTTATACAGCCCTATTTAAAAGGTGTGGCAGTGCCGCAGAAAGTTTGAAATATTCTAGTTGCTAATACATACCATGGCGAAAATAGTCCTTATCTCATGCTCAAAAAGCAAGCTGGACCACAGGGCGAAAGCCATCGACATGTACACCGGCGCACTCTTCAGGCTGAGCCTCCAGTACGCCAAAACACTTAAGCTCGACAAGCTGTTCATACTGTCGGCCAAGCACCACCTGCTTGACCCGAACAGGGAGATAGAGCCTTACGATTTGTCCCTAAAATTGATGAGCAAAGCCGAAAAGGCGGAATGGGCCAATATCGTGATAGGCCAATTGCGTGAACACGCTGATCTCGAAAACGACACATTCGTAATGCTTGCCGGAAGCGAGTATGCCAAGCCATTGGAAAGCCATGTGCACATAAAGGAATATCCGCTGGCTGGCCTTTCTCTTGGCAACAGGCTCAAAAGATTGAAGGCATTAGCAGCAGAGAGCGATAGGCATGGATAGTACAAACGAACGCTGTGCACTTTTGCACAAACTGTTTAACTCGCTGGAGAGGTTTACATGGCAGTTTGACGCGTCAAAGATACCACTCAATGGTATATACGTGTTCTTCGAGAAGGGTGAGAGAAGCCATGGCTTCGACCGCATAGTGCGGATAGGCACGCACAACGGCCAGAACCAGCTGCGCTCAAGGCTTGCACAACATCTAATAAACGAGAACAAGGACAGGAGCATATTCAGGAAGAACGTCGGCAGGGCAATAATAAGTAAATCTGGCGATATGAAGCTCCTCGAAATGTGGGAGAAGGATCGTACAACAAGAAAGGGCAAGTCCGAGAGCAAGGGCTTTGATATGGACGCGATAACAAAGGTGGAGAATGAGGTATCGGAATACATGCGGAAAAATCTCAGTTTCGTTGTATTTGAGGTCGGTGCCAAAGAGGATAGGCTGGCTTTGGAATCAAAGCTCATATCTACAGTGTCGCTGTGCGATGCATGCAAACCATCGCCTGACTGGCTCGGCAACTTCTCTTCTAAGCAGAAAATACGCGAGAGCGGCCTCTGGCTTGTCAATGAACTGTACAAGAAGCCTATGTCTTACGTCGACATCGAAGAGCTCGGGGCGAGGCTTGGTCTTGCCCCTAAACCGTAGCCTTTACCATATAACACAAAATTTTAAATACCTGCGATAGAAAACTCTACTGTACATTCTGCATATTAGCCACGGTGCGTGTTTTCATGGATAAAAACGAAAGCTATGATGTAATTGTAGCAGGAGCCGGCATGGCCGGATCGCTCGCGGCAGGCATAGCCGCCAAGAAGGGCCTCAGCGTGCTCCTCCTTGACCGAAACGACCGCGATACCGCCGGCAAGAAGAACAACTGGGGATGGACGTGCGGCGACGCTGTAGCGGGGTCGCACATCGACTACATAACTAAAAAGACCGGTATCACGTTCTCGAAGCCGGGCCTCGACCTGAAGGTCGACGGCGTATACGCATTCTCGCCGGACCTCGGCGCAAAGTACATGTTCGACGGTGTCGGCTACACGCTCGACAGGCCAGAGTTCGAGAGGATGCTCCTCGACTTTGCAATCAAGAGCGGCGCGCACTACGTGCATCATTTTGAGGTCGAAGGGCCCGTGATGGAAGGCAGCAAGGTTGCTGGTATATTCGGCAAGGACGAGAAGAAGGAGCACAAGACCTTCAGCTCAAAGCTGGTTATAGATGCATTGGGCGTAGCCACAGTGCTGAGGCGCAGGCTCCCCGAAAACAAGTACATAGAGAAGAACATCGACATAGATGACATAGAGTCAACAGGAAGGTACATCTACGAGTTCGAACTCGACCACGAGGATTTGCGCTACTACGACCCAAAGAATGCGCTGATACACCTGAATCAGGAGATGGCGCCAGGCGGCTATGGTTGGGTGTTCCCAAAGAGCAATGGGAAGATAAACATAGGGTTGGGCGTACAGAAGCGCAGCCTCGAGATGAGGAACCAGAAGCTCGGAAGGAAGGATACTGTGCAATCCCTTATCGACGCTTACGTGAAGTGGAACGTCACGATCAGGAACACTAAGCTGTTCAACAAGGACAATAACGGCAGGGGCATATGGTCGGTCGCGGTCCGCAGGCAGATGGAGAGCCTGGTATACGATGGCTACATGGGAGCAGGCGACAGCATGGCAATGCCCAATCCGATAAGCGCTGGCGGCATAGGCCCGGCGCTCATAGCAGGGGTGCTTGCCGGTGAGAACGCAGTCAGAGCGATAGCCGAGAACGACACGTCCGTCAGCGGGCTTTGGAAGTACAATCTGGACTACAACGAGGCATATGGCCATAAGACCGCCGGCATGGAGGTCTTCAGGATATACATGCAGTCGCTCAATAACGACACGCTCAACTATGGGATACGCACATTCCTGACTGCGAAAGAAGCCTCTGACATAACGCTTGGCGTAATACCGGAGCTCAGCATGACATCGAAGCTCAAGCTGATACTGAAAGGCGCATCGAACATAAGCGCATTCAGGAACCTGATTTATGTGGCAGGCAAGATGAAGGAGCTCAATTCCGTATACAATGAGTACCCGAAGAGCCCTGAGCAGTTCGATGCCTGGAAGCTACGCGTCGAGAAAATAATCAGCGAGGCCAAGGAACGCTTCAAGCCAAATCCGATATGACGTGATATTATGGAAAATTATACAAAATTCGAGAAGGCTAGGGTGATAGGCGCCAGGGCGCTGCAGCTTGCCAATGGGGCGCCGCCATTGATAAAGGTTCCCGAGGACATAATCGAGCCTCTCGACCTAGCAGAGCTGGAATTCGAGAAGGGAGTAATACCAATAACAATAATCAGGGAATGAGGCTCTTAGCCTTGCGCAGCTCCTTCACCGTGCCCATATACTCGCCCCTCAGCGTGTACACATAAGCCCTGTCGTGCGAGAATATGCCGCTCCTCAGCAGCGGGTTAATGTTTTCACCCTTCGAGCCCAGCTCGTTCACAGGCATGCCGAGTATAAGGTCGTTGTACGCAGGCATGACTACGAGCCTCGATGGCTTGAACCGGCCGTATCTCTCTTTTGCTTTCGCTCGCGCAACTGGAGCTATGAGCCAGGCCTTCTCCCGGTAGAGTGCGCCGTTGCTGTCGCGCACTGTGACTGCTATGTGGTTGTGCGCTGTCACTATGTACCTGCATTCAACTGCCTTCTCGGACGGCCATGTATGTCCGTGAATAAGCGCAACATCGCCCAGTACGAGCTCCCTGAGGGGCTCTATGCCCGCAATCTCCCCCAAGTGTGCATCGTGGTTGCCTGCCACCACTTCCACGTCTAGCGCACCGAGCGCGCCGAAGAATGCTGCAATCGCCCTCCTTTCGGAAACGGGTGGATACAGCACGCTCTCCTTCACGTCGCCTAGCAGCACAACGCCCTTCGCAGAGAACTCATTGGCGGTGCCGATTATGTGCTTCGCCATCTCAGCGCTGGTGCCATATACATGTATGCCCTTGTCTGCGAGCCTCGCCTCTGCACCTATGTGGAGATCGCCCACTACAAGGACGTTCCTACCGTTGTCGTTAACCACGAGTGCGGGTTCGTTGTAGACAAACCTGATCGATTCAATGCTGCCCATAATGCCGCGCATAAATCGCAGTGCTGCTTATTTATATTTTGTTTGCCAAAACACGTTGCTTGGTGCGGATGTGGCATTTAACTTCTCGCCCACGATAGGCAGGGTTGCAGGCATAGGCGTGCAGCTGCACTGGTCGTTCATACTGCTGATGCTGTTCGCCCTCGTGCTTTCGTTCTACATATTCCTAGTGTTCCTGCTATTGTTCGTGTGCGTATTCCTGCATGAGCTTGCGCACTCGCTTACCGCGAAGCGCTACGGCATAGGCGTAAAGAAGATAGTGCTGTACCCCCTCGGCGGTGGCTCCATAATAGACCTTGACAATGTGCCGCCTTCGCTCGAGTTCAGGATATCGATAGCCGGGCCAGTATCGAGCTTCTTATTGGCCTTCCTGTTCGGCATGGCTGTCGTGCTGCTGCCAGGCGGTACAGTTAAGGTGTTCGTGCAGCTGCTGTTCATCCTCAACCTGCTGCTCGCCGTATTCAACATATTGCCATGGTTCCCGATGGACGGCGGACGCGTGCTGAGGAGCTACCTGCAGCGCAGGCACAGCTTCCTCGACTCAACGCGCACTGCAGTGAAGGCGAGCAACGTGCTCATCGTGCTGTTCATAGTAGGCACGCTCGTGTATGTTGGGCTGGAGCCCGGCTATCCATTCTTCTACAAGGAGTTCATAGTGCTGTGGGACGTCTTCATAGCAGTGTTCCTTTACGGCGGGGCCAAGGCCGAGCTTCAGGCCGCATACCTGAAGACCTACACGAGAGGGCTGACGGCCGTCTCGGCGATGACTAAAAACTACATAATGACGAAGGGTTCAACGACCCTAGCGCGCCTGTATGGTATGGTTCTTGACAAGCATACCCACATAGTGCTGTTCAGGAATGCGGGCAAGTATTACGTGGTATCGCGGCTGCCCTACAACTCCCTCGGCAAGATGGCAGGGGGCATGGCCAATCAGAGCATATCTGGGTTCAGCGCCGAGCTACCCACGCTTGATGCTAAGGCGAGCCTCTACTCCGCGCTGGAGAGGATGCAGGAGGCCAACACCGGCGTGGCGGGCGTGCTCAGCCATGGCATGCTGGTAGGAATACTGCAGAGGCAGCACGTCGAATCTGTCATAGCGCTCCATGTCTCCCGTGCAGAGGGAAGGACTAAAAATGCTTAGACGGCATATCTAAGCGGCGACTGGTGGATTTATGCTCTATCTTGACAGGCTTACCCTGCATAACTTCAAGTCGTTTCGGCATGCGAACGTGAGCTTCAGTAATGGCTTCAACTGCATAGTGGGCCCTAACGGTTCTGGCAAATCCAACCTCTGCGACTCGCTGCTGTTTGCCCTTGGCGAGTCATCCCTAAGGCGCATGCGGGTCACTGCGACGGCCAACCTGATAAACGGCACGGTCAAGCCTGATCCCGAAACGCATCTCAAGCGCAGCTACGTGACGGTCATGTTCTCTGACGGCTCTGACAAGCACATAGAGGTTTCGAGGATAGTGCGCTCCAACAGCAAGATATCCTACAGGCTCGACGGCAAGAGGGTGCACAGGCAGGACATAATGGATGTGCTAGACGCCAACAACTGCAATATAAACGAGACCAACACGATAACGCAAGGAGAGATAACCCGCATACTCAACTACAATGCCAAGGAGCGGCGCGGGCTTCTTGACGTGGCAGCAGGCATAAAGGAGTTCGACGACAAGAAGGAGAGCTCCCTTAAGGAGCTAGGGAAGGTCGAGGACAAGATATCCAACGCCAAGGTGATGCTCGGCGAGCGCGAGGGCTTCCTGAATGAGCTCAAGAAAGAGAAGGACGATGCCGAGCGATACATCGCGCTTACCGACTCTGTCAAGCGCATGAACTATTCGCTGCTCAAGAAGCGCGAGTTGCAGCTTGCAAAGGAATACGGCGAAGCCGCAGACAAGCTCTCAAGGTTCGGCGAGACGCGCACGGGGATAGAGCGCAGGATATCCAGCCTGGGCGAAGAGGCGAACAAGTTGGGTGCCGAGCGCTCCGACAAGTCGCAGAAGCTCAGCGAGCGCTCGTTGGAGACGAGCTCGGCCGGCAAGAAGCTAGAGGAGATAAATGCGTCGGCAGCCACGGTTGCCGCCCAGTCGGACAGCCTGTCGAAGGAGCTCTCGGCAGGAAAAGAGCGCATAGAACTGCAGAAGTCCGAACGCAAGAGGATAAAGTCGCAGATCGGCGCCAACGAGGCCGAACTGCAGGCAGTCAAGGCGCAGATCGACGAACGCTCCTCCACATTGAAGTCGCTAGGCGTAGGCCCCGAAGAGGCCGAGGAGGCGCTCGCCGCATATGAGGAGCATCAGAAGCGCGTTGATTCTGCGACAGAGGAAGAGGAGGCGCTGCAGCGCAGGCTGGCCAGTGCCAATGCGAGGTCGCAGCAATTGGAATCCGAATCGAAAGGCATAGGCTCGCAGATCGCCTCGCTTTCCGAAGAACTATCTGCCAGCGAAAAGAGGGCGCAGGACGCCAAGGCATCGAGCGCTTCTGTGGCGAAGAGGATAAGCGACGCTAAGGAAAGCATATCCGCCATCATGGCAGAGGAAGAGAAGCTGCAGAAGGAGCGGGCGCGCTTGGACGAGCAAGTTATAAACGTGCGCGAGTCGCTCGCGTTGTACGGGGGTAGCCAGGACAGGGCCGCAGCAGCGCTCTCCAGTTCAATAAAGCAGGGATTCTACGGAAGGGCGTACGAGCTCTGCTCATTCGACGACAAATATTCTAATGCAGTCTCTGCTGCCGCCGGCAGCAGGCTAAACTACTTCATAGTCGACTCGATAGACGTTGCCAAGCGATGCATAGAGACGATAAAACAGAAAGGCCTCGGCCGTTCCACGTTCATACCCCTCAGGGAGCTCTCTGTTAAGCTGACAGAGCGCGCGTCCGGGCAGGAGCCCCTGATAAACTTTGTCAAGTTCGACAAGAAGTTCGCGCAGGCCTTTGAGTACGTATTCTCCAACACATTCCTTGTCCCGAGCGTCGATGCTGCACAGAAGATAGGCGTTGGCAAGCACAGGTTCGTCACGCTTGACGGAGAGCTGATAGAGCAGTCAGGCGCGATAACAGGCGGCCAGATAAAGGCGATGCAGTTCCCTGGCAAGCTCCAGGCGGAGCTGAAGAGCCTCGAGGAGGAGAGGGCCGGGCTCGCCAAGAGCCTGTTAGATATATCTGCGCGCGTGGATTCGGCAAAGAAGGCGCTCTCGGCGCTTGAGATAGAATCAATGAACTATGGCATCGAGCTGAAGCATGCCGGCGAGGCAAGCGAAACGGCACTCACAGCTCTGAAGGAACTGAACGCCAGGGGTTCATCTCTATCTTCGCAGATGCTGGCCGCGCAGAAGGAGCTCAACAGCCTTGAGAGCGCAATCCGCGACGCCGCAAAGAGGAAGTCGGCCGCGAGAGCGGCCCGCGACGCCCTGCATTCAGCACTGGCATCTTCGCAAAAGGGCACCGAGGCGCAGGACGGCGCTTCGAAGGCTATGTCAAGCGGGATAAGGAAGGAGATAGAACAGCTGATGATGCGCCAAGCGTCGCTTGCCAAGGAGAATGAGATGCTGGCGGCGCGCGACTCAGAGCTTGAGGCGGAGCTCGTCAAGCTCTCTCGGGACGCAGACCAGGCGAAGGATTCCATCGCTTCGCTGAAGGAGCGGCAGAAGGGGCTCCTGGCTCAGAAGGGAGAGCTGGAGAAGAAGCTGAAGAGCCACGACGAGCTTTCCTCATCGCTCTACAAGGAGCTGTCTGAACTGGACAAGCGTATATCAGAGCTCGGATTTGAGCGTGGCGAGCGCCAGGCAGAGCTCGACAAGCTGAATAGAGAGCTCATGCTCGCGGAATCGGCAAAGATGCAGCTCGAGACAAGGCTCGGCGACATAAAGGCGGAGCTCGCAACGTATCCCGCCTACGAGGAGATGCCCGACAGCCCAGAGTCGCTGGAGAAGAGACTCGTCATAGCAAAGAGCGACATAGAGCGCCTCGGCAATGTCAACCTCAAGGCGCCGGAGATGTACGAGGTGAGGAAGCGCGATGTGGACGAAGCAGAAGCGAAGCTGCAGGTCCTCGACAACGAGCGCAACTCTGTGCTCTCCATGATAAACGAGATAGAGTCCAAGAAGCTTGCAGTGTTCATGGAGACTTTCAGATCTGTGAACGAGAACTTCAGGCAGCTGTACAGCTACATATTCGACGGCGAGGCGTCGCTTGTGCTAGAGAACCCTAAGGAGCCGTTCGAATCGGGGCTCAAGATAAGCATGCAGGATAAGTTCAAGAAAACAACAGAGCAGCTTTCTGGGGGAGAGAAGTCGCTGCTAATACTCATACTGATATTTGCGATACAGATGCGCAACCCGATGTCATTCTACATATTCGACGAGATAGATGCTGCGCTGGACAAAGAGAACTCGAAGAAGCTCTCCATGCTGATAAAGCAGATGAGCTCTAGGTCGCAGTTCGTTGTCGTGAGCCACAACGACTCGCTGATAAGCGCAGCCGAAACGGCGATGGGCGTGGCCCTGCAGAACGGCGAGTCGAAGGTCATAGGAATACAGCTCGTCGGGCCAGGCACTCCCGAGAGTGCGGAGAAGAAGAAAGCATAGGCAGGTGTTTATTATGCAGGGAAAGAGAGCCAACCACAATGCCAATGTGCAGCGCAGGCATGATATAATCACATGGCCACTATATGTGCTGCTCGTTCTGATGCTCGCTCTTTACATATTGTTCCAGCGCGTCGCCTACATCTCGCTCGTTGCAGGCATACTGGTCGTAGTGCTGATAGTAGCGCTGCTCGTCATAGAGATAGCCAATGCATCGATGCAGAAGAAGGGAAGGGTGCGGAACATTGCCGAGATAGTGCTGGGCATAGCCATAGTGGTCGCGCTGTGGTTCGGGCTTCAGGCGGTGCTGGCCACGAGCCATCCGCTCGACGTGGTGCCGAGCTGCAGTATGCTGCCTTACCTGCAGAGGGGCGATATGATCCTGCTCCAGGGGGTGCATAACATATCTCAGATAAAGGCGCCTGTCGTCGATGTAACCCAGGAGCAGGTTGCCGCGCTCGAGCAGAACCTCAACAGGGAGTCGCTGGAGTGCGTAGCATACCTCAGCACCCCTGCAGGCACGTACGTCTCGCAGTTCGTGCGGCAGGGTTACAGCGTTGGCCTGCTCTACAGCTCATCTTCAGGAAGCGAGATAGTGCCCGGCAGCTTCCAAGACGGGAATCTCGTGCGCTACACCTGCGGCACCACAAGCGTGCTATTCACGAACGGCACCATAATGCAGGAAGCGTATACAAAGTCGATAACGATCGGAAACACAACTATAACCGGAGACGCCAACAACACCGTGCTGGTATACGGAACCGTGCCTGGCGACCTGTTCTACAGCTATGGCGACGCCTACATAGTGCACAGGGTATACGCGGTGCTCCGCACAAGCAGCAACTACTACGTGCTTACGAAGGGCGACAACAATCCTGGCCTAGACTTGCAGTACGGCAATTACCCTGCTAATTCCTCGGAAGTGCAGGGCAAGGTCATCGCCTCAATTCCTTATCTCGGGTACCTCAAGCTCGCGATAAGCGGCAGCTTCACAGAGCCAACGGGCTGCAACTACACGACGCAGGGCTGATGCCTGCTTTCATACGCCGACGAAACCAGCCAACGCAACAATTTATATATGTGTTTCTACTAAAATACCTCTGCAATAAAGCCGACTTAGCGTCTGTTCTCTGGCCTAATGCTCGGATTTTACGGTGCCCTAAATGGCAGACTTGGCAAGCGACATACGGCTCGCAGTCGACAGCGGAGTCACAGCCATGGGCGTCAACAAGGTCATAGACTCGATAAAGGACAATAGCGCCAAGCTCATAGTCCTGGCAGAGAAGAACAAGCCCCAGACAGCAAACGACATATCGCACCTGGCCAAAGTGGCAGGCATAAGCGTGATTGTATTTCCGGGCAACTCAATGGAACTCGGGGCGGTGTGCGGCAAACCCTACAGCGTCTCCGTGCTGTCCATATCAGAGCAGGGCAACTCGAAGATACTCGAGGAAAATTACGTTCAACATACAGCAAAGCAATGATGGTGATATTTTGCCTAACGGTGAAT
The Candidatus Marsarchaeota archaeon genome window above contains:
- a CDS encoding PAC2 family protein; this encodes MITIKIFDKVNLAGYTLVEGFPGIGLVGPMAISYMIDKLGMQYCGYIESDDFPPLVSIHGGRPMPPVRMYYSQKQKIVTIFAEFAIPLKMTYELTTELNKLIKDAGMAKVISIGGMPSGTSLQIGDDDDKDEEAKHQKEDVFAITSSAKLEGDVRKAGMTLVSEGVATGVSAMLLINAAKTDLPDVTILVPVDQNIVDPRYAELAIQAIDKIADLNIDTTELEREAKEVEAKIRDMLKKSKETHDSYKQVVDSSGPSMYA
- a CDS encoding cytidine deaminase, coding for MEVTDNKLIKRAKRVAKAHKASTDVKTGRVGCALITNKNHVYTGVSIEASCGIGFCAEHSAIASMATNREYSIKRIVAVSSNGTILPPCGRCRELMYQINNKNLDTEIVIGKGKATKLRDLLPEVWQKRFY
- a CDS encoding dehydrogenase — protein: MDKNESYDVIVAGAGMAGSLAAGIAAKKGLSVLLLDRNDRDTAGKKNNWGWTCGDAVAGSHIDYITKKTGITFSKPGLDLKVDGVYAFSPDLGAKYMFDGVGYTLDRPEFERMLLDFAIKSGAHYVHHFEVEGPVMEGSKVAGIFGKDEKKEHKTFSSKLVIDALGVATVLRRRLPENKYIEKNIDIDDIESTGRYIYEFELDHEDLRYYDPKNALIHLNQEMAPGGYGWVFPKSNGKINIGLGVQKRSLEMRNQKLGRKDTVQSLIDAYVKWNVTIRNTKLFNKDNNGRGIWSVAVRRQMESLVYDGYMGAGDSMAMPNPISAGGIGPALIAGVLAGENAVRAIAENDTSVSGLWKYNLDYNEAYGHKTAGMEVFRIYMQSLNNDTLNYGIRTFLTAKEASDITLGVIPELSMTSKLKLILKGASNISAFRNLIYVAGKMKELNSVYNEYPKSPEQFDAWKLRVEKIISEAKERFKPNPI
- a CDS encoding DNA-directed RNA polymerase subunit K; its protein translation is MENYTKFEKARVIGARALQLANGAPPLIKVPEDIIEPLDLAELEFEKGVIPITIIRE
- a CDS encoding metallophosphoesterase, whose product is MGSIESIRFVYNEPALVVNDNGRNVLVVGDLHIGAEARLADKGIHVYGTSAEMAKHIIGTANEFSAKGVVLLGDVKESVLYPPVSERRAIAAFFGALGALDVEVVAGNHDAHLGEIAGIEPLRELVLGDVALIHGHTWPSEKAVECRYIVTAHNHIAVTVRDSNGALYREKAWLIAPVARAKAKERYGRFKPSRLVVMPAYNDLILGMPVNELGSKGENINPLLRSGIFSHDRAYVYTLRGEYMGTVKELRKAKSLIP
- a CDS encoding M50 family metallopeptidase, giving the protein MAFNFSPTIGRVAGIGVQLHWSFILLMLFALVLSFYIFLVFLLLFVCVFLHELAHSLTAKRYGIGVKKIVLYPLGGGSIIDLDNVPPSLEFRISIAGPVSSFLLAFLFGMAVVLLPGGTVKVFVQLLFILNLLLAVFNILPWFPMDGGRVLRSYLQRRHSFLDSTRTAVKASNVLIVLFIVGTLVYVGLEPGYPFFYKEFIVLWDVFIAVFLYGGAKAELQAAYLKTYTRGLTAVSAMTKNYIMTKGSTTLARLYGMVLDKHTHIVLFRNAGKYYVVSRLPYNSLGKMAGGMANQSISGFSAELPTLDAKASLYSALERMQEANTGVAGVLSHGMLVGILQRQHVESVIALHVSRAEGRTKNA
- a CDS encoding AAA family ATPase, which translates into the protein MLYLDRLTLHNFKSFRHANVSFSNGFNCIVGPNGSGKSNLCDSLLFALGESSLRRMRVTATANLINGTVKPDPETHLKRSYVTVMFSDGSDKHIEVSRIVRSNSKISYRLDGKRVHRQDIMDVLDANNCNINETNTITQGEITRILNYNAKERRGLLDVAAGIKEFDDKKESSLKELGKVEDKISNAKVMLGEREGFLNELKKEKDDAERYIALTDSVKRMNYSLLKKRELQLAKEYGEAADKLSRFGETRTGIERRISSLGEEANKLGAERSDKSQKLSERSLETSSAGKKLEEINASAATVAAQSDSLSKELSAGKERIELQKSERKRIKSQIGANEAELQAVKAQIDERSSTLKSLGVGPEEAEEALAAYEEHQKRVDSATEEEEALQRRLASANARSQQLESESKGIGSQIASLSEELSASEKRAQDAKASSASVAKRISDAKESISAIMAEEEKLQKERARLDEQVINVRESLALYGGSQDRAAAALSSSIKQGFYGRAYELCSFDDKYSNAVSAAAGSRLNYFIVDSIDVAKRCIETIKQKGLGRSTFIPLRELSVKLTERASGQEPLINFVKFDKKFAQAFEYVFSNTFLVPSVDAAQKIGVGKHRFVTLDGELIEQSGAITGGQIKAMQFPGKLQAELKSLEEERAGLAKSLLDISARVDSAKKALSALEIESMNYGIELKHAGEASETALTALKELNARGSSLSSQMLAAQKELNSLESAIRDAAKRKSAARAARDALHSALASSQKGTEAQDGASKAMSSGIRKEIEQLMMRQASLAKENEMLAARDSELEAELVKLSRDADQAKDSIASLKERQKGLLAQKGELEKKLKSHDELSSSLYKELSELDKRISELGFERGERQAELDKLNRELMLAESAKMQLETRLGDIKAELATYPAYEEMPDSPESLEKRLVIAKSDIERLGNVNLKAPEMYEVRKRDVDEAEAKLQVLDNERNSVLSMINEIESKKLAVFMETFRSVNENFRQLYSYIFDGEASLVLENPKEPFESGLKISMQDKFKKTTEQLSGGEKSLLILILIFAIQMRNPMSFYIFDEIDAALDKENSKKLSMLIKQMSSRSQFVVVSHNDSLISAAETAMGVALQNGESKVIGIQLVGPGTPESAEKKKA
- a CDS encoding 50S ribosomal protein L30e, whose product is MADLASDIRLAVDSGVTAMGVNKVIDSIKDNSAKLIVLAEKNKPQTANDISHLAKVAGISVIVFPGNSMELGAVCGKPYSVSVLSISEQGNSKILEENYVQHTAKQ